Proteins encoded within one genomic window of Akkermansiaceae bacterium:
- the rpsB gene encoding 30S ribosomal protein S2 yields the protein MINELISEMVDAGVHYGHQTKKWNPRMKPFLMKDKGGIYIINLEKTVQQLDKASDFLADLVGKGKKILFVGCKRQAQDAIREAAEATGQHYVNHRWLGGMLTNSATVRKSIERLKYLENIEKQPEFKAMSKKELAALGREREKLLRNLRGVRDLDKKPDAVVIVDSARETIAVAEARRLNIPIVAIVDTNADPAVVDYPIPGNDDAIRSIRIILQNLVDGMVAARKN from the coding sequence ATGATCAACGAACTCATCTCCGAGATGGTGGACGCCGGCGTCCACTACGGCCACCAGACCAAAAAATGGAACCCCCGCATGAAGCCCTTCCTGATGAAGGACAAAGGCGGAATCTACATCATCAACCTGGAGAAGACCGTCCAGCAACTGGACAAGGCCTCCGATTTCCTCGCTGACCTCGTCGGCAAGGGCAAAAAGATCCTCTTCGTCGGCTGCAAGCGCCAGGCACAGGACGCCATCCGCGAAGCCGCGGAAGCGACCGGCCAACACTACGTCAACCACCGCTGGCTCGGCGGCATGCTGACCAACAGCGCCACCGTCCGCAAGTCCATCGAGCGCCTCAAGTATCTCGAAAACATCGAGAAGCAGCCTGAGTTCAAGGCGATGTCCAAGAAGGAACTCGCCGCCCTCGGCCGTGAGCGCGAAAAGCTGCTGCGCAACCTGCGCGGCGTGCGCGACCTGGACAAGAAGCCGGACGCCGTGGTCATCGTGGACTCCGCCCGCGAAACCATCGCCGTGGCTGAAGCCCGCCGCCTGAACATCCCGATCGTCGCCATCGTGGACACCAACGCCGACCCGGCCGTGGTGGACTACCCGATCCCCGGCAACGACGACGCGATCCGCTCGATCCGCATCATCCTCCAGAACCTGGTCGATGGCATGGTCGCAGCCCGCAAGAACTAA
- a CDS encoding elongation factor Ts has translation MITAATVKELRDKTNAGMMDCKKVLNETNGDIEAAIKLLRERGIVKAASKSDRAATEGIITSRVAADGKSGVLLEINCETDFVSRNENFQAFVAEVADAIASSKAADLDAALEVQKGDINVGDYVKTKVLELGENIQFRKYVRFDAAPGGVVVSYIHMGGKVGVLLEVGTTKEETASQDAFKELIKDLTLHIAAAAPKGLSRADIPAEVADAEKEIYRARLAESGKPANIIENILVGQMNKFFAESCFLEQGFVKDDKVTINKLVEETGKSLGDTITVTRFVRFGLGE, from the coding sequence ATGATCACCGCTGCCACCGTCAAAGAACTTCGCGACAAAACCAACGCCGGCATGATGGACTGCAAGAAAGTCCTCAACGAAACCAACGGCGACATCGAAGCCGCCATCAAGCTCCTCCGTGAGCGTGGCATCGTGAAGGCCGCCTCGAAAAGCGACCGCGCCGCCACCGAAGGCATCATCACCTCCCGCGTCGCCGCCGACGGCAAGTCCGGCGTCCTCCTGGAGATCAACTGCGAGACCGACTTCGTCTCCCGCAACGAGAACTTCCAGGCGTTCGTCGCCGAAGTCGCCGACGCCATCGCTTCGTCCAAGGCCGCCGATCTCGACGCCGCTCTGGAAGTCCAGAAGGGCGACATCAACGTCGGTGACTACGTGAAGACCAAGGTTCTCGAACTGGGCGAAAACATCCAGTTCCGCAAGTACGTCCGCTTCGACGCCGCTCCCGGCGGAGTTGTGGTTTCCTACATCCACATGGGTGGCAAGGTCGGCGTGCTTCTCGAAGTTGGCACCACCAAGGAGGAAACCGCTTCCCAGGACGCCTTCAAGGAACTCATCAAGGACCTCACCCTCCACATCGCCGCCGCCGCACCGAAGGGCCTGTCCCGCGCGGACATCCCGGCCGAAGTGGCTGACGCCGAGAAGGAAATCTACCGCGCCCGCCTGGCGGAAAGCGGCAAGCCTGCCAACATCATCGAGAACATCCTCGTCGGCCAGATGAACAAGTTCTTCGCCGAAAGCTGCTTCCTGGAGCAAGGCTTCGTGAAGGATGACAAGGTCACCATCAACAAGCTGGTCGAAGAAACCGGCAAGTCCCTGGGTGACACCATCACGGTGACCCGCTTCGTCCGCTTCGGACTCGGCGAGTAA
- a CDS encoding bile acid:sodium symporter, which yields MSANVSWFRANGFLLALIGAVILAFLFPEGGGSGAWIPPVLVTNGGIALILFFQGLSLSFEKVKAGAGNWRLHLVIQAFTFVVFPLVGLLLDHIVPWFWSSQPQAIRHGLLFLCVLPSTISSSVVFTAIARGNTPGALFNAALSNIIGVVITPVLVFLLMQGTGSPVTSEFGPLLLKITSLTLLPFSIGMALRPFVRDWADRAKPWFTRISNAVIVYIVYAAFCDSVQGDIWRKYGAAITLPVVIIVVLLFVGVSWLTHGSCLLLRMNREDRIAAYFCAVKKTLAMGVPLAAMIFGRGTELSLILLPVMLYHPLQLLVNGVLANHWAKERLPGDP from the coding sequence ATGAGTGCGAATGTCTCCTGGTTCCGGGCAAATGGTTTCCTGCTGGCCCTCATCGGTGCGGTGATCCTGGCCTTCCTTTTCCCGGAAGGGGGAGGTAGCGGGGCATGGATCCCCCCCGTGCTGGTGACGAACGGCGGCATCGCCCTGATCCTGTTTTTCCAGGGCCTCTCGCTGTCTTTTGAAAAAGTGAAAGCAGGCGCGGGAAACTGGCGGCTGCACTTGGTGATCCAGGCGTTCACCTTCGTGGTGTTCCCGCTGGTGGGCCTCCTGCTGGACCACATTGTGCCGTGGTTCTGGTCCTCCCAGCCGCAGGCCATCCGGCACGGCCTGCTGTTTCTCTGCGTGCTTCCGTCCACCATCTCCTCTTCGGTGGTCTTCACCGCCATCGCCCGTGGCAATACCCCCGGCGCGTTGTTCAACGCCGCGCTCTCCAACATCATCGGCGTTGTCATCACGCCCGTGCTGGTCTTTCTGCTGATGCAGGGCACCGGCAGTCCGGTCACCTCGGAGTTCGGCCCGCTGTTGCTGAAGATCACCTCGCTCACGCTGCTTCCCTTCAGTATCGGGATGGCGCTGCGGCCCTTCGTCCGGGACTGGGCGGACCGTGCGAAGCCATGGTTCACCCGCATCAGCAACGCAGTTATCGTCTACATCGTCTATGCCGCGTTCTGTGATTCGGTGCAGGGGGACATCTGGCGGAAATATGGCGCCGCCATCACCCTGCCGGTGGTCATCATCGTGGTGCTGCTGTTCGTGGGGGTGTCGTGGCTCACCCATGGCTCCTGCCTGCTGCTGCGGATGAACCGGGAGGACCGCATCGCCGCCTACTTCTGCGCCGTGAAGAAGACCCTGGCAATGGGCGTGCCGCTGGCGGCGATGATCTTCGGCCGCGGTACGGAACTTTCGCTGATCCTGCTGCCCGTCATGCTCTACCATCCCCTCCAGCTTCTGGTGAATGGAGTGCTGGCGAACCACTGGGCGAAGGAACGTCTGCCGGGTGATCCCTGA
- a CDS encoding dienelactone hydrolase family protein, translating into MMKRLLLLSSLLLTAAHGAPVEKTVTYEQGGVTLEGFHVYDDATSGKRPAVLVIHQWTGPGDYEKGRARQLAELGYNVFVADIYGQGVRPVPPESGKEAGKYKSDRKLFRARLDAALEQLKKDERTEASKIAAIGYCFGGTGVLELARSGADVAGVVSFHGGLASTPGFAAEKGKVGAKVLVLHGAIDPHVKPEEVAGFEKEFNEAEADWQLTAYSGAVHSFTQKMAGDDPSKGSAYNAKADARSWEAMKVFFAEIFK; encoded by the coding sequence ATGATGAAACGTCTCCTTCTCCTCTCTTCCCTCCTGCTGACCGCTGCCCACGGCGCGCCGGTCGAAAAGACCGTCACCTACGAACAGGGCGGCGTCACCCTCGAAGGGTTCCATGTCTATGACGATGCCACCTCCGGCAAGCGGCCCGCTGTCCTGGTGATCCACCAATGGACCGGACCGGGGGACTATGAGAAAGGCCGCGCCCGCCAGTTGGCGGAGCTGGGTTACAATGTCTTCGTCGCGGACATCTATGGTCAAGGTGTGCGCCCGGTGCCGCCGGAATCCGGCAAGGAAGCGGGCAAATACAAGTCCGACCGCAAGCTGTTCCGCGCCCGGTTGGACGCCGCGCTGGAGCAACTGAAAAAAGACGAGCGCACCGAGGCGTCGAAGATCGCCGCGATCGGCTACTGCTTCGGCGGCACGGGCGTGCTGGAGCTGGCACGCTCCGGCGCGGACGTCGCCGGGGTGGTCAGTTTCCACGGCGGACTGGCATCCACTCCCGGATTCGCGGCGGAAAAGGGCAAGGTGGGAGCGAAGGTGCTGGTGCTCCACGGAGCGATCGACCCGCACGTGAAGCCGGAGGAGGTGGCCGGATTCGAAAAGGAATTCAACGAAGCGGAAGCGGATTGGCAACTCACCGCCTACTCCGGCGCGGTCCACAGTTTCACTCAGAAAATGGCCGGTGACGACCCATCGAAAGGCTCCGCCTACAACGCGAAAGCGGACGCCCGTTCCTGGGAGGCGATGAAGGTGTTCTTCGCCGAGATCTTCAAATAA
- a CDS encoding MmcQ/YjbR family DNA-binding protein — MDLPEAIDLCLSLPGAEETTPFGPDVLVYKVGGKVFALTDPGDFPPRMNLKCDPTRAVTLREEYESIIPGYHMNKRHWNTVRIDRSVPASLLRELIRHSYDLVVASLPKGKRP; from the coding sequence ATGGATCTCCCGGAGGCCATCGACCTCTGCCTTTCACTTCCCGGGGCCGAAGAGACCACCCCCTTCGGCCCTGATGTGCTGGTGTACAAGGTGGGTGGGAAGGTATTCGCGCTCACGGATCCGGGAGACTTCCCGCCGAGAATGAATCTCAAGTGTGACCCCACACGGGCAGTCACGCTGCGGGAAGAATATGAGTCGATCATCCCCGGCTACCACATGAACAAGCGGCACTGGAATACGGTGAGGATTGATCGGTCCGTGCCTGCATCACTCCTGCGGGAACTGATCCGGCATTCGTACGATCTGGTGGTGGCTTCGCTGCCGAAGGGGAAGAGACCTTAG
- a CDS encoding SUMF1/EgtB/PvdO family nonheme iron enzyme translates to MDRRTLMPSPMFVRTMASVLACAAISSAAEKGPNGHVLIAVPAGEYALGSVDHKLNRPHRFKTEGFRISDAETTNAQFAEFVKATGYRTLAERAGWSLSGGEGSAEWEWKRVEGADWRHPFGPDGPSAEKLPDHPVTQISGEDARAYCQWVGGRLPTLDEWETAARAGATTAYPWGAAFSAKACNVWNGASHLKNTREDGFVLTSPVRSFPPNAWGLHDVIGNVFEYCEGSPPWMTSDLTKKRICGRGGSWWCSAHSCDFFNLLDIGSMVKTASLPNQGFRIVK, encoded by the coding sequence ATGGATCGCCGAACATTGATGCCGTCGCCCATGTTCGTGAGGACGATGGCATCGGTTCTGGCCTGCGCGGCCATCTCCTCCGCTGCGGAGAAAGGGCCGAACGGGCATGTCCTGATCGCGGTGCCAGCGGGGGAATACGCACTCGGCTCCGTGGACCACAAGCTGAACCGCCCGCACCGTTTCAAAACGGAGGGCTTTCGCATCTCCGATGCCGAAACGACCAACGCCCAGTTCGCTGAGTTCGTGAAGGCCACCGGCTACCGCACCCTCGCCGAGCGTGCGGGGTGGAGTCTTTCCGGTGGCGAGGGCAGCGCCGAGTGGGAATGGAAGCGGGTCGAGGGTGCGGACTGGCGGCATCCCTTCGGTCCCGATGGTCCTTCCGCGGAAAAGCTGCCGGACCACCCTGTCACCCAGATCTCAGGTGAGGACGCACGGGCCTACTGCCAGTGGGTGGGCGGCAGGCTTCCCACGCTGGATGAATGGGAAACGGCGGCCCGCGCCGGGGCCACCACTGCCTACCCCTGGGGAGCCGCATTTTCCGCAAAGGCCTGCAACGTCTGGAACGGAGCCAGCCACCTGAAGAACACCCGTGAGGATGGCTTCGTGCTCACCTCCCCGGTCCGCTCTTTCCCACCGAACGCGTGGGGCCTCCATGATGTCATCGGGAACGTCTTCGAATACTGCGAGGGGTCGCCCCCATGGATGACCAGCGATCTCACGAAAAAGCGGATCTGCGGCCGCGGCGGTTCCTGGTGGTGCTCCGCCCACTCCTGTGATTTCTTTAACCTGCTTGATATAGGAAGCATGGTCAAAACCGCCTCCCTTCCGAATCAAGGCTTCCGGATTGTAAAGTAA
- a CDS encoding M14 family metallocarboxypeptidase, with translation MSDAFHWTPFHADFFREAQARGFTPTVIHETETGPIEAWERKADGPLVYLSAGIHGDEPAGPLAVLELMRSDFFCPSIHWIICPALNPDGLAAHTRGNADGIDLNRDYYVRESREADAHIRWLDSIGTPVLFVSLHEDWETSGFYFYELNLTGGPTSHAACILKAVEPWFKPEPGPMIDGHESYEPGWIYHASEPDIPEGWPEAIYLIKKGCPHSFTFETPSGSPLEDRIAAHVAGVKAACQKTFVKQCAEFGTEA, from the coding sequence ATGAGCGACGCGTTCCACTGGACCCCATTCCACGCGGATTTCTTCCGTGAGGCGCAGGCCCGTGGCTTCACGCCCACGGTGATCCATGAAACGGAGACCGGCCCCATCGAGGCATGGGAGCGGAAGGCGGACGGCCCGCTGGTCTATCTCTCCGCAGGCATCCACGGGGACGAGCCCGCCGGGCCGCTGGCGGTGCTGGAGCTGATGCGGTCGGACTTTTTCTGCCCGTCCATCCACTGGATCATCTGCCCCGCGCTGAATCCCGACGGGCTGGCGGCGCACACGCGCGGGAATGCCGATGGCATCGACCTGAACCGCGACTACTACGTGCGGGAATCCAGGGAGGCCGACGCGCACATCCGCTGGCTGGACTCCATCGGCACTCCGGTGCTTTTCGTCTCGCTGCATGAGGATTGGGAAACTTCAGGCTTCTACTTTTACGAACTGAACCTGACCGGCGGTCCCACCAGCCATGCGGCCTGTATTCTGAAAGCGGTGGAGCCGTGGTTCAAACCGGAGCCCGGCCCCATGATCGACGGCCACGAGTCCTACGAGCCGGGCTGGATCTACCACGCGTCCGAGCCGGACATCCCGGAAGGCTGGCCGGAAGCCATCTATCTGATCAAGAAAGGCTGCCCGCATTCCTTCACCTTCGAGACGCCCAGCGGCAGCCCGCTGGAGGACCGGATCGCCGCGCATGTGGCGGGTGTGAAAGCGGCATGCCAGAAGACGTTCGTGAAACAGTGCGCGGAATTCGGAACGGAGGCGTGA
- the ilvC gene encoding ketol-acid reductoisomerase has protein sequence MAAKIYTNKDASLAPLKKKTLAVIGFGSQGHAHALNLKDSGLKVIIGLYKKSKSREVAKKLGFEVYDTAEAVQKADVIFIATPDTAIPDIYAKDVAPNLTKGKTILFSHGFAVLFGGLKLPKDIDVILVAPKGPGHTVRSQFVDGKGVPGLIAVEQNASGKAKETALAWARGVGCTRAGVFETNFREETVTDLFGEQTVLCGGASALVKAGFEVLVEAGYQPEMAYFECLHELKLIVDLMNESGLAGMRFSISETAEWGDVSVGPKIIDAGVKKRMAKQLKDIENGKFAKDWIAEYKNGYPRFNKIRKEEAAHQIEKTGEKLRSTMSWIKQKKLKKGASQASYVSSSK, from the coding sequence ATGGCCGCGAAGATCTACACCAACAAGGACGCCTCGCTCGCTCCGCTGAAGAAGAAAACACTCGCCGTGATCGGCTTCGGCTCCCAAGGCCACGCCCACGCGCTGAACCTCAAGGACAGTGGCCTGAAGGTCATCATCGGCCTCTACAAGAAGTCGAAGTCCCGCGAAGTCGCCAAGAAGCTGGGCTTCGAGGTCTATGACACCGCCGAGGCCGTCCAGAAGGCAGACGTCATCTTCATCGCCACCCCGGACACCGCGATCCCTGACATCTACGCAAAGGACGTCGCCCCGAACCTCACGAAGGGCAAGACCATCCTGTTCTCCCACGGCTTCGCTGTTCTCTTCGGCGGCCTGAAACTGCCGAAGGACATCGACGTGATCCTCGTCGCCCCGAAGGGACCTGGCCACACCGTCCGCTCCCAGTTCGTGGACGGCAAGGGTGTTCCCGGCCTCATCGCCGTCGAGCAGAACGCTTCCGGCAAGGCGAAGGAAACCGCGCTCGCATGGGCACGCGGCGTCGGCTGCACCCGTGCCGGTGTGTTCGAAACCAACTTCCGCGAGGAAACCGTGACCGACCTCTTCGGTGAGCAGACCGTCCTTTGCGGTGGCGCATCCGCCCTGGTGAAGGCCGGTTTCGAAGTGCTCGTCGAGGCTGGCTACCAGCCTGAGATGGCTTACTTCGAGTGCCTCCACGAGCTGAAGCTCATCGTTGACCTCATGAACGAGTCCGGCCTGGCCGGCATGCGTTTCTCGATCTCCGAGACCGCCGAGTGGGGCGACGTTTCCGTCGGACCAAAGATCATCGACGCCGGCGTCAAGAAGCGCATGGCCAAACAGCTCAAGGACATCGAGAACGGCAAGTTCGCGAAAGACTGGATCGCCGAGTACAAGAACGGCTACCCGCGCTTCAACAAGATCCGCAAGGAGGAGGCCGCCCACCAGATCGAGAAGACCGGTGAGAAGCTCCGCTCCACCATGAGCTGGATCAAGCAGAAGAAACTGAAGAAGGGCGCCTCCCAGGCATCCTACGTTTCCTCCTCGAAGTAA
- a CDS encoding MFS transporter — protein MSTADDAIAPNAKRLLWAGFTAILAAGVGFGIRGGIFGNWAAEFNFTGAQLGAIGGAGFTSFCFGIMIGGVLVDKIGYGKLVLAAFLLHVLSAFITFGATKGMDTGTAYQFLFWGMFAFGAANGTLEAVSNPLVATLFPKNRNHYLNILHASWPLGMVFGGVIGWTLGSGANAWDWKWQLALYLLPTLAYGVMFFGQSFPKSEASAKGLKLGEMLKDVGILGGAVVSYMLYLFFKGLLTPFFADPAIGNYISIAIGLVILGSIAAVTGFSMGHWLLAFLFVIHAMVGAVELGTDGWIQNITGAILNEKEGKMLFVFTSLMMFLLRFCAHFIETKLGLKPISLLFVCALLGCLGLNLVSAVSAFGPALGALLVYALGKTFFWPTMLAVVGDRFPRTGAVAMSLMGGIGMMSAGLIGGPGLGYFKDRYAADELKKADTALFEEYKNTTTTSKFLGFDEVVPIDGQKLEEAKKVAVADRTPAQATVVASDITGNRRTLKVDSFIPAVMAICYLLLMLYFKAIGGYRPLTVDEQK, from the coding sequence ATGAGTACAGCAGACGACGCAATCGCACCAAACGCCAAACGGCTCCTATGGGCCGGCTTCACCGCCATCCTCGCCGCCGGGGTAGGATTCGGAATCCGTGGCGGTATCTTCGGAAACTGGGCCGCTGAGTTCAACTTCACCGGTGCCCAGCTCGGAGCCATCGGTGGTGCGGGATTCACCAGCTTCTGTTTCGGCATCATGATCGGCGGCGTGCTGGTCGATAAGATCGGATACGGCAAGCTCGTCCTGGCCGCCTTCCTCCTCCATGTGCTCTCCGCCTTCATCACCTTCGGCGCGACCAAGGGGATGGACACCGGCACCGCCTACCAATTCCTCTTCTGGGGCATGTTCGCCTTCGGCGCGGCCAACGGAACGCTTGAGGCCGTCTCGAACCCTCTTGTCGCCACCCTCTTCCCCAAGAACCGCAACCACTACCTGAACATCCTCCACGCCTCCTGGCCTCTGGGCATGGTCTTCGGCGGTGTGATCGGCTGGACCCTCGGCAGCGGTGCCAACGCCTGGGACTGGAAATGGCAGCTCGCACTCTATCTCCTCCCCACCCTCGCCTATGGCGTGATGTTCTTCGGCCAATCCTTCCCGAAATCGGAAGCTTCCGCAAAGGGCCTCAAGCTGGGTGAAATGCTCAAGGATGTCGGCATCCTCGGCGGTGCGGTCGTCAGCTACATGCTGTATCTCTTCTTCAAGGGTCTCCTCACTCCGTTCTTCGCGGACCCGGCTATCGGCAACTACATCTCCATCGCCATCGGTCTTGTGATCCTCGGCTCCATCGCCGCTGTCACCGGCTTCTCCATGGGTCACTGGCTGCTTGCCTTCCTCTTTGTCATCCACGCCATGGTCGGCGCGGTCGAACTGGGCACCGACGGCTGGATCCAGAACATCACCGGAGCCATCCTCAACGAGAAAGAGGGCAAGATGCTCTTCGTCTTCACCTCGCTGATGATGTTCCTGCTGCGCTTCTGCGCCCATTTCATCGAAACCAAGCTGGGCCTCAAGCCGATCAGCCTGCTCTTCGTCTGCGCGTTGCTCGGCTGCCTCGGCCTCAACCTGGTCAGCGCGGTTTCCGCCTTCGGTCCCGCCCTCGGCGCCCTGCTGGTCTATGCGCTCGGCAAAACGTTCTTCTGGCCGACCATGCTCGCCGTGGTGGGTGACCGCTTCCCCCGCACCGGTGCCGTCGCGATGAGCCTTATGGGCGGCATCGGCATGATGTCCGCCGGCCTCATCGGTGGCCCGGGCCTCGGTTACTTCAAGGACCGCTACGCGGCGGATGAACTCAAGAAGGCCGACACAGCCCTCTTCGAGGAATACAAGAACACCACCACGACCAGCAAGTTCCTCGGTTTCGACGAAGTTGTGCCGATCGACGGCCAGAAGCTTGAAGAAGCGAAGAAAGTCGCCGTCGCCGACCGCACACCGGCGCAGGCCACGGTGGTCGCATCCGACATCACCGGCAACCGCAGAACCCTCAAGGTGGACTCCTTCATCCCTGCGGTGATGGCAATCTGCTACCTCCTGCTGATGCTCTACTTCAAAGCCATCGGCGGCTACCGCCCACTCACCGTGGACGAGCAGAAGTAA
- a CDS encoding M23 family metallopeptidase, which produces MTPRGSNFPKLLFLLLFALLSGVMTASAQVKINLADGFDFPVGKPDASGYYKARGLRLSSPRHFGEDWNGRSGGDSDLGDPVYNIGDGIVTFAYDVAQGWGNVVIIRHAYRDPSNGKVKYCDALYGHLQRIMTTVGSKVKRGQQIGTIGSNRGMYPAHLHFEIRHNITIGMQRSSIPPTLEHWADPTQFINKYRRLNREWRAVEVPTGTYLEYAGRKGL; this is translated from the coding sequence ATGACCCCTCGTGGTTCAAATTTTCCGAAGCTTCTCTTCCTGTTGCTTTTCGCGCTCCTGTCGGGCGTGATGACGGCATCCGCCCAGGTGAAGATCAACCTCGCGGACGGGTTCGATTTCCCGGTCGGGAAGCCGGATGCCTCCGGCTACTACAAGGCGCGCGGTCTGCGGCTCAGCTCCCCTCGGCACTTCGGGGAGGACTGGAACGGCCGGAGTGGCGGCGACAGCGACCTGGGCGACCCGGTTTACAACATCGGGGATGGGATTGTGACGTTCGCCTACGATGTGGCGCAGGGCTGGGGCAATGTGGTGATCATCCGCCATGCCTACCGGGATCCTTCGAACGGAAAGGTGAAATACTGCGACGCGCTCTACGGGCACCTGCAGAGGATCATGACGACCGTGGGCAGCAAGGTGAAACGCGGCCAGCAGATCGGCACCATCGGCAGCAACCGGGGCATGTATCCGGCGCACCTTCATTTCGAGATCCGCCACAACATCACCATCGGGATGCAGCGCAGTTCGATCCCCCCTACCCTGGAGCACTGGGCGGACCCCACGCAGTTCATCAACAAATACCGGCGGCTGAACCGGGAATGGCGCGCGGTGGAGGTGCCGACCGGCACCTATCTGGAATACGCGGGACGCAAGGGACTGTAG
- a CDS encoding PEP-CTERM sorting domain-containing protein, with the protein MKPLIPLFGILTAVPASAATVTYDFESSTNNATITGSGFTTGPLTENGNSATSPNNPLSTGAVYGRLVSSSDGIPADTSVVRAFVPLNVSNQSNPPISTHTTYLEFTITPDAGQTLDFSSATFSFTLGAITGNSANQNMSAYARAGVRINNGSFINLGATLSATADAYNAATPNWTSSLGFNTTSGSYDIAQATLSPVSLGSILAGLNPGDTVTFRIAPGDASTVNTALNSTSSMKSLYVDDISVSGFNVIPEPAAGLLGALGFAGILFRRRA; encoded by the coding sequence ATGAAGCCCCTCATCCCCCTCTTCGGCATATTGACGGCGGTTCCGGCTTCCGCGGCGACCGTGACCTACGATTTCGAATCGAGCACCAACAATGCCACCATCACCGGATCCGGTTTTACAACGGGTCCACTGACCGAAAACGGAAATTCCGCCACCTCCCCGAACAATCCGTTGTCCACCGGAGCCGTCTACGGCCGGCTCGTCAGCAGCAGCGACGGGATTCCCGCGGACACCTCCGTTGTCCGTGCCTTCGTGCCGCTGAATGTCTCGAATCAAAGCAACCCGCCGATCTCCACCCACACAACCTACCTGGAGTTCACCATCACTCCGGATGCAGGCCAGACGCTCGACTTCAGTTCCGCCACCTTTTCGTTCACGCTGGGAGCCATCACCGGGAACTCCGCCAACCAGAACATGTCCGCCTATGCGAGAGCAGGGGTGCGGATCAACAATGGCAGCTTCATCAATCTCGGTGCCACCCTTTCCGCGACGGCGGATGCCTACAACGCCGCCACACCGAACTGGACCTCGTCCCTGGGTTTCAACACGACCTCCGGCAGCTATGACATCGCGCAGGCGACCCTGTCACCCGTGTCCCTGGGGTCCATCCTGGCCGGACTCAATCCGGGGGATACCGTCACCTTCAGGATCGCCCCCGGAGATGCCTCGACGGTCAATACGGCGCTGAACTCCACCTCCTCGATGAAGAGCCTGTATGTGGACGACATCAGCGTTTCCGGCTTCAACGTGATCCCCGAGCCTGCGGCCGGTCTGCTCGGCGCGCTTGGTTTCGCCGGTATCCTGTTCCGCCGCCGCGCCTGA